The genomic stretch ATAGCCATAGCCGGTATGCGGGCTGGTGGGGACGACACCGAAAGTCACCAATGACGATGGCCGTTTCTCGGCAACTTGAAAACCTTCTTCCAAAGCCGCCAAGAACTTCTTTACAGGACGAATCAGTTGGTCAGCAGTCAAAGTTGCGACAACAGCCTCGGGGTCGCGTTTGGCTAATACCGCCGCTGGCCATGCCACCGCATTTAAGGAATCCCTGCCCACCGGCTCGCCCAATAAGCCATCATCTGACAATTCGGGGAGCTGGGCGCGCACCTCGTCGGCATAGGCAGCGCCGGTGCACACCAAGATACGGTCAGCGTCCAACAACCGCCTAGCGCGGTCAAAGGCAAGCTGCAGTAAACTCTTACCGTCAAATAATTTCAGTAACTGTTTGGGTTGGCCTTGTCTTGATAGTGGCCACAACCTAGTGCCAGCACCGCCGGCCATAATCACTGCGTAACGCATAGCGGCAGACTACTCAACGTCAGCGACATTTTCGATTCAGGGATAACCGAGGGTATAAAATCGGTTCGAAGCGCACGCCGCGACAGCCTGAGCCGCTAGCCAGACGCTAACCTTATCTCATGCCTAACCGATCTGAGCGAGACCGTCAAGCAGACCTTGACTGGCTATATGGTCGCCAATCCGGTTCACCCAACACTGGTCACAACACAAGTTCGCCAAACAATGGGCAAGGCTATGACGAGCCAGATTTCGGTTACGAGCACGCCCAGCGTATTGATCGCCGACAACTTCAACAAGAGCTGAAACCTGCCCCCAGCACCCAGCCAGCGCCGGCGCCGCAACCTGCTCCCAAACGCAAGAGGCCTACTCAAGCCAAGCAAAAAAAACGACGTCACCCGATAGCTGTCATATTGGCATTACTTGTTGCCTGGGTGGTTTATCTGGTGGCAGTGCCGGTTCACACTGTTTCTACGATGACATCCACCAACGCCACCCCTGAAACCAGCCAGGCGGGCTCTCACCCCGGAACTACCATTTTGTTGGTTGGTACAGATTCGCGCGAGGGGCTATCAGACGAAGAAAAAGAGCGTTTAGGGGCAAACTATGCGGAAGGCCAGCGAGCCGACTCCATCATGGTGCTGTACCGCCCGCGCACCGGAAAATCTGTTCTCGTCTCTTTGCCAAGGGACTCACTGGTTACCATCCCCGGATATGGTGACGATAAATTGAATGCTGCCTATTCCTATGGCGGTGCTCCCTTGCTTGTCGAAACTATCGAAGCCAATACCGGACTAAAGATGGACGGCTATCTAGAGATTGGCTTTGGCGGCTTTGCCACTCTGGTTGACGCCATCGGCGGGGTGGACGTTTGCTTGGACGAACCTATGCAAGACGATTTAGCGCATATAGACTTACCGGCCGGGTGTCAGACCTTGAATGGGGCGAATGCCTTGGGCTATGTGCGAATGCGCTATTCAGATCCAGAAGGTGACCTTGGGCGAGCCAAGCGACAACGCGAGATCATCACAAAAATTGTGCGCAAGTTAGAGAGTCCACGAACGATTCTAGACCCGATTCGCTATTGGAAAATCAACAAAGCAATCGGCCAAACGTTGACCAAGGGCAGCACGACGTCCTTGCCGGAGCTGACAGCTGGCGGCTTAGCTGGCATGGCTGCGGCCGGCGGAAAGGGATACTCTCTAGTAGTACCCATTGCTGACCCTAGCGGTTGGACGAGTTGGGGGGCGTCCGTAGTGATTTGGGATTACGACGCTGCCAACGAGCTGTTCACCGAGATTAACTCCGGCGACACCTCCAACCTAGCTAGGTTCGAGCCTTAAACCGACGCACTCGCTGGCTGCGTTGAAGCAGATTTCTTGAAACCGGCTGATGTCGCGCCTAGCCACGCGACCCGTTAAGTTTAGTTTTTCGGCTTGCCAAAACCAGAATTAGTTACTGATCTAACCCAGCCTGGAGCGCACTTTGGCACCTTTGTCAAGGACAGTTTGACGAAGATTAGCCTGGAAAGTGACCATCTTGTTGATTAGCGTCTCATCGCCGGCACCTAAAATACGGACGGCTAGCAGGCCAGCATTGCGGGCATTACCAATGGAAACGGTTGCCACCGGCACACCTGCAGGCATTTGGACGATGGACAACAGCGAATCCATGCCGTCTAAGTATTTCAGCGGGACGGGAACACCGATTACCGGCAGTGGAGTAGCAGCCGCGACCATGCCTGGCAAATGGGCTGCACCGCCGGCGCCAGCAATAATAACTTTCAGGCCACGCTGGTGTGCTTGCCTGGCGTATTTAAGCATGTCGTCAGGCATTCTGTGGGCAGAGACGACGTCTGCCTCGAAAGGAACATCGAATTCGGTTAGCACATCGGCTGCTGGTGACATGGTGGGCCAATCGGAATCTGAGCCCATAATGATACCGACGAGTGGATTGTTGCTCATTTGACTCCCATCAAATAATTTGCGGCGTGCTCGCTGCGCGCCAAAGTATCAGCTAAATCGTCACCGTAACAGGTAACATGCCCCAGCTTTCGTCCTGGACGAACATCCTTTCCGTAAAGCTGTACGCGAGCCCTAGGATCACGGGAGAACACGTGGAGCAGAGCTGAAGTTAGATCCTCGTCACGCCCCCCTAAAACATTGGTCATCACTGTCCACGGAGCACGGGTTGAGGGATCACCGAGCGGCAGGTCACACACGGCGCGTAGATGATTCTCGAACTGGCTAGTATTTGCTCCATCAATCGTCCAGTGGCCGGTATTGTGCGGGCGCATCGCCAATTCGTTAACAACCACCGAAGAGTCAGCTTTCTGCATAAGTTCTACCGCAAGCACACCAACTACCCCTAAATCGTCAGCAATATCTAACGCTAGTCTGGTTATCTCGGTAGCTAAATCTGGAGCCAGGTTCGGGGCCGGAGTAATGGTTTGAGCACATACTCCGTTACGTTGAATGGTTTCGCTAATGGGATAGGCCACCGCTTGTCCTGATGGGCTGCGCACTGCCAGTACAGACAGTTCTCTGGAGAAATCTATAAACTCTTCACCGATAATTTGCACTTTCTCACCGGCAGAAACGTTCAGCGATTCCTCGAAAGGAGCTGCTGCCTGGTGCTGGGAATTAATTTTCCAAACACCATGACCGTCGTAGCCACCGCGACTGGCTTTGGCGATAATCGGCCAACCAATTTCGTTACCGAAAGAGACTAACGCCTCCCGGTTAGGGCACAATCGCCATTTTGGTGCCGGGGCGTCCAAGGTACGGGTTAGGCGTTTGCGCATCTCTAATTTATCTTGCGCATAGATGAGCGCTTTTGCGTCAGGACGCACCAGCACGCCTTCTACAGCTAACTGTTCTAATATCCACGTGGGCACATGCTCATGATCAAAAGTGATGGCATGGACAGATTTAGCGAAGCCACGCACCGTTTCAAGGTCGGTGTAATCCCCCACGCTGACATCATGAATGACTTGAGTGGCCGACATCGGCTCGCCTTCTGCCAGCAATTTCAAATTGATACCCAAACCGATAGCTGGTTCAGCCATCATGCGAGCCAGCTGGCCGGCTCCGATAACACCTATGGAGAAAGTCACGTGGCTAAGCATAGACGCCGCAGGGACTAACCCTACGAGTTAGCCAAGAATCAAACCTTCAATAACAAACACTGCGAAGATATTTATATGACCACTCACATCATCACCGCCGGCGGTGGAGGTTTCTCAATGTCGGCGACTGGCTCCCCCACCGCACTAGATCGTTATGTCCTAAACCTGTCAGGGGTGAGCGCGCCACTAGTGTGCTTCATTCCAACAGCTTCTGCTGATGATCCAACCTATATCAATAAATTTTTGACAGCCTACGGCACTTTAGGCGTTAGAACCATGGTGTTGACATTGTGGAATGATGCCGCCCGCGCCGTCGAGCGACTCCAAGAGGCAGACATTCTGTTGGTTGGTGGCGGATCAACCGTCAATTTAATGGCGCTATGGAAGGCGCATGCGGTGGTGGACGTGTTAAAACAGATGACTAAAAGCAATAAAGACACCATCTTTGCAGGAGTATCAGCTGGAGCTAGCTGCTGGTTTGAGGGTTGTATCACAGATTCGTTCGGCCCAGTACGGGCATGGCGTGGTGGCTTAGGTCTTTTGAAGGGAAGCTTCTGCCCGCACTTCCACGGTGAAACCTCCCGCGCGCCAGCCTTCACCGACGCGGTAGCTAGCGGCGTACTGCCAGACGGCTACGCTGTCGATGATGGAGCCGCACTGCACTGGATTGACGGCAAACTGACGAAAGTATTTGCGGAACGCGAAGGCGCAGAGGCCTATCACTTCATGGCCTCTGCAGAGCCAACCGCTAGCGGCGTAACCGCCGAACCGTTAAACGTGGAAATTCTGTAGCTCAACACCTCACCCCGGCGATAGCCAGAAAGTGAGGACGAGTCGGTCTATAAGCCGGGTTCTGTAATCGGTGAACATCCATCTGCGATCATCGTTGCCGATGACCTTCCCCGTCGACTTACGCCGCCGGCGTGCAACCTACCCAGCAACATGGCGGGTCACCCAAATTGCCGCAGGTGCTTGACGCACCTTTCTTGGTCTTGCTCCAGGTGGGGCTTGCCGTGCCAACTTCGTCACCGAAGTTGCGGTGGTCTCTTACACCACCGTTTCACCCTTACCCATTTCTGGGCGGTTTACTTTCTGTTGCGCTTTCCCTCGAGTCACCTCGGGTGGGCGTTACCCACCACCTTTGCCCTGCGGAGCCCGGACTTTCCTCAGCTTTCGCCGCGATCACCCGACCGGCTCGTCCAAACAAACAGTCTAGCGGTTTTAACAAGATGCTCTAAGCCATCACAATGCGTACACTCATGGGCATGGTTGCTCACTACGTGTTGCAGATCGAGATTGATTCACTAACACAATGGGACGATCGCGCCCAGAACACGACCAGCGCCCACGGCTGGATAATCCAAGACGTTGATTTAACTGAACGCAGCGATGACCTACACCGGCTCGATGTATCAGGCGCATTATTTCTGGGCTGTCAACTACCAGATGATATTGAAAGCGACCTAAAAGAACGCGGCGCAATAGTATTCCCAAAATTGCCGGGATTGCCATTCAACCCGTATAGAGCCAATCTTTATAAACCAACCGAACTTTATGATGGTGTTGTTGAAGGACGCAGCTACGCTGATTCAACGGACGCACTCGTATATGGCTGGCTACGCACTTTGCCACATTTGCTGCCGCTGCGCGCCTCGCTAGCGATGACTCTACACGACCACGCCATCTCCGATGCCTTAGATGAAGCCTGTCAAAGTTTTGATCCTAAAAACACTTTCGGAATCATGGGTGGCCACGCAGTAGAGCGTAATTCCGACGCATATATCGGCTCAGCGAGATTGGCATCCATGCTGGCCAGCAACAATAATCTCGTCCTGACTGGTGGTGGTCCGGGAGCCATGGAAGCAGCCAACTTGGGAGCGTTTTTAGCTAACCGGCCAGCCGCACTACGCTCTGCTCTTGATCATTTGGGTCTAGCAAAAGATTATGTGGGTCAGGAAACTTATTGGGCGGCCTTGGCGCTGGAGATTCGTCAAACACTCAACCCATCCGGAACCTCGATCGGGGTACCAACCTGGTATTACGGGCATGAACCAGCAAATGTTTTCGGTACCGGAATCGCCAAATATTTTTCGAATGCTTTGCGCGAAGACGCCCTCATTACACATTGCAAAGGCGGAATCGTTTATTTATCTGGAGCTGCTGGCACCACCGAGGAAATGTTCCAGACGGTAACCAAAAATTACTATGCTGCCAGCGAAGAATTGATCAGTCCAATGGTATTGGTGGACAAAGAATATTGGACAAGACAACTACCGGCTTGGCAATTGCTGTCTTCCCTAGCTAAAGGCAAACCAATGGAAAATAAGATCTTCCTGGTTGATGAAGTAGACGAAGCGGCAGAACTTCTACTCAGCATGGAATCGCGGTAGGCTCGAGACCACGATCAGCGAAGTCGGTGTGATTCCGACGCTGTCCCGCAACGGTTATAGCCCGGTCGCCTGGTCACTGAGGCTAAACCGCGAAGGACGGAAATATGCTATTTGGGTTGCCAGTCGAAAGGCACAATCTGTGCGTGGGCGAAATGCACCCAATCAACCTCACGGTGGCCTCTACCACTAAGCAGAGTAAGCAAGACCCTAAGAGAATCAGCATGGCCAACAATGAGGGCGGGTGCCGGTCCAGCCGCCAATATCGGCATGAAAGTGCGCACTCTATTAGCCACGTCAGCCACCGATTCCCCGCCGCCCCAAGCCACTTCGGTGATGTGTTTACCTGGTGGGGTCGGCTCTTCAACAAGCTCGCTAGGCAATTTCCCTTCCAAAAAGCCCCAGTTTTGTTCTCTAAGCGCCGACACCAGATTGACCTCAAGGCCGATTTTTTCCGCAATAATCTCGGCAGTCTGCTTGGCTCGCACCTGGTCAGAAGACCAAATAACTTTAATACCGCAATCACGAAGCCCCCGCGCAGCTGTGGCAGCTTGGGCTCGGCCTCGGCTAGTCAGCTCAGGAGCCATAGCTTGTCCCAATATCCGTCCACCAAGATTTCCAGTGGATTGCCCGTGTCTAACCAGATACAACTGCATGAGATGAGGTTAGCGCGCGCGGCAGGTTTATTGGCTGGACTGGGGGTTGATGCAGCAATTGCTGACCCACCGAATAAGGCTCATCCAACCGCTTGGTTTGGACACTGGGCAAGCTGGCTAGAAAAACATCTTTACCGAGATTCTGTGCTTGCAGGGCTCGGATATTACTTAGCGGCGTTAACGCCAGCAGTAGCTATTGGGCTAACTCTGGATGTATTAAGCGCCAAACGTCCAAGATTACGTTTTACCGCTACTGCGTTGGCCACCTGGGTGGCACTGGGAGCTAAATCGCTAGCCAACGAGGGGGAAACGATGGCCACCAAATTAGATTGGGGGGATCTAGCTGGCGCCAGAGCTGGGCTATCAAATCTATGCGGACGAAAACCTGACGGTTTAGCTGAGCATGAACTAGCTAGAGCCACGGTGGAATCGTTGGCCGAAAATACCTCAGATTCTGCGATAGCTTCACTTTTTTGGGGATCTTTTGGCATTACTCCAATGCTTATCCACCGCGCAACAAATACCTTGGACGCGATGGTTGGAAACCACAGCTTACGTTTCGAGAAATTCGGGAAAGTGTCAGCCAG from Vaginimicrobium propionicum encodes the following:
- the cbiB gene encoding adenosylcobinamide-phosphate synthase CbiB gives rise to the protein MSNQIQLHEMRLARAAGLLAGLGVDAAIADPPNKAHPTAWFGHWASWLEKHLYRDSVLAGLGYYLAALTPAVAIGLTLDVLSAKRPRLRFTATALATWVALGAKSLANEGETMATKLDWGDLAGARAGLSNLCGRKPDGLAEHELARATVESLAENTSDSAIASLFWGSFGITPMLIHRATNTLDAMVGNHSLRFEKFGKVSARADDVLGLIPARATALLAILTAPGVGGSISHTSRVVFRDHLKHPSPNGGWCESAWAGALGVQLGGRNVYESGVEYRGLLNAGASRPAGRACRQAARLVKIVSWTAGGLCAAALIGWRRRG
- a CDS encoding LCP family protein, which codes for MPNRSERDRQADLDWLYGRQSGSPNTGHNTSSPNNGQGYDEPDFGYEHAQRIDRRQLQQELKPAPSTQPAPAPQPAPKRKRPTQAKQKKRRHPIAVILALLVAWVVYLVAVPVHTVSTMTSTNATPETSQAGSHPGTTILLVGTDSREGLSDEEKERLGANYAEGQRADSIMVLYRPRTGKSVLVSLPRDSLVTIPGYGDDKLNAAYSYGGAPLLVETIEANTGLKMDGYLEIGFGGFATLVDAIGGVDVCLDEPMQDDLAHIDLPAGCQTLNGANALGYVRMRYSDPEGDLGRAKRQREIITKIVRKLESPRTILDPIRYWKINKAIGQTLTKGSTTSLPELTAGGLAGMAAAGGKGYSLVVPIADPSGWTSWGASVVIWDYDAANELFTEINSGDTSNLARFEP
- a CDS encoding peptidase E, whose product is MTTHIITAGGGGFSMSATGSPTALDRYVLNLSGVSAPLVCFIPTASADDPTYINKFLTAYGTLGVRTMVLTLWNDAARAVERLQEADILLVGGGSTVNLMALWKAHAVVDVLKQMTKSNKDTIFAGVSAGASCWFEGCITDSFGPVRAWRGGLGLLKGSFCPHFHGETSRAPAFTDAVASGVLPDGYAVDDGAALHWIDGKLTKVFAEREGAEAYHFMASAEPTASGVTAEPLNVEIL
- the purE gene encoding 5-(carboxyamino)imidazole ribonucleotide mutase; translation: MSNNPLVGIIMGSDSDWPTMSPAADVLTEFDVPFEADVVSAHRMPDDMLKYARQAHQRGLKVIIAGAGGAAHLPGMVAAATPLPVIGVPVPLKYLDGMDSLLSIVQMPAGVPVATVSIGNARNAGLLAVRILGAGDETLINKMVTFQANLRQTVLDKGAKVRSRLG
- a CDS encoding histidine phosphatase family protein — its product is MQLYLVRHGQSTGNLGGRILGQAMAPELTSRGRAQAATAARGLRDCGIKVIWSSDQVRAKQTAEIIAEKIGLEVNLVSALREQNWGFLEGKLPSELVEEPTPPGKHITEVAWGGGESVADVANRVRTFMPILAAGPAPALIVGHADSLRVLLTLLSGRGHREVDWVHFAHAQIVPFDWQPK
- a CDS encoding LOG family protein, whose product is MVAHYVLQIEIDSLTQWDDRAQNTTSAHGWIIQDVDLTERSDDLHRLDVSGALFLGCQLPDDIESDLKERGAIVFPKLPGLPFNPYRANLYKPTELYDGVVEGRSYADSTDALVYGWLRTLPHLLPLRASLAMTLHDHAISDALDEACQSFDPKNTFGIMGGHAVERNSDAYIGSARLASMLASNNNLVLTGGGPGAMEAANLGAFLANRPAALRSALDHLGLAKDYVGQETYWAALALEIRQTLNPSGTSIGVPTWYYGHEPANVFGTGIAKYFSNALREDALITHCKGGIVYLSGAAGTTEEMFQTVTKNYYAASEELISPMVLVDKEYWTRQLPAWQLLSSLAKGKPMENKIFLVDEVDEAAELLLSMESR
- a CDS encoding 5-(carboxyamino)imidazole ribonucleotide synthase — its product is MLSHVTFSIGVIGAGQLARMMAEPAIGLGINLKLLAEGEPMSATQVIHDVSVGDYTDLETVRGFAKSVHAITFDHEHVPTWILEQLAVEGVLVRPDAKALIYAQDKLEMRKRLTRTLDAPAPKWRLCPNREALVSFGNEIGWPIIAKASRGGYDGHGVWKINSQHQAAAPFEESLNVSAGEKVQIIGEEFIDFSRELSVLAVRSPSGQAVAYPISETIQRNGVCAQTITPAPNLAPDLATEITRLALDIADDLGVVGVLAVELMQKADSSVVVNELAMRPHNTGHWTIDGANTSQFENHLRAVCDLPLGDPSTRAPWTVMTNVLGGRDEDLTSALLHVFSRDPRARVQLYGKDVRPGRKLGHVTCYGDDLADTLARSEHAANYLMGVK